Within Microvirgula aerodenitrificans DSM 15089, the genomic segment CAAGGGTGGTTTTGCGGAAAGCGGGCATCACAACGTCATCCTTTTTTTCTGGCAGGGCTTGAATCTGAAAACCGCAACATGGTAACACCAGCGCGGTGCCCGAATACATGGTGCTCACTGGTCCGGTTGCAAGTCCTGACGCGTCAGCCCTGTGCACCCTTGTCCGGCCATTCGCACAGGTCGGCAATCACGCAGTCTGCGCATTTCGGCTTGCGCGCGGTGCAGGTGTAGCGACCGAACAGGATCAGCCAGTGATGCAGATCCAGCTTGTATTCGGCCGGGGTGACGCGGATCAGCTTGTCCTCGACCTCGCGCGGGGTTTTGCCCGGCGCCAGCCGGGTACGGTTGCCGACACGGAAAATATGGGTGTCGACCGCAATGGTCGGCTGATTGAAGGCGACGTTCAGCACCACATTGGCCGTTTTGCGACCGACGCCGGGCAGCGCTTCCAGCGCCTCCCGCGTCTGCGGCACTTCGCCGCCATGCCGCTCCAGCAGCAGGCGACAGGTTTCGATCACATGGCGGGCCTTGCTGCGGAACAGGCCGATGGTCTGGATGTACGGAATCAGCCCGTCTTCGCCGAGACCAAGCATTTTCTCCGGGGTATTGGCGACCGGAAACAGCCGGGCGGTGGCAGCGTTGACGCTCTTGTCGGTTGCCTGCGCCGACAGCGCGACGGCCACCAGCAGCTCGAATGGCGTGCTGTAGTTCAGCTCGGTGCGCGGAGACGGGTTGGCGGCGGCCAGACGGGCGATGATGGCTTTGCGTTTGCTGTCGTTCATGCCGGGGCCAGCTGACGGTTGGCGGTACGGGCCCGGGCGCGGGCATCGAGCCAGTTCTTGCCGGCGATCAGTGCGGCCAGGCCGAGGAAGGCGCCCGGCGGCAGCAGCGCGATCAGGAACTGGTAGTCGGCCGGGGCGACATGAATGACCCAGCCGGCCGCCTGCGGGCCGAACACCAGGTCCAGACCGGACAGCAGCGTGCCGCGTCCGAGCAGTTCACGCAAGGCGCCGAGCAGGCCGAGCACCAGCGTCAGGCCGATGCCCATCATGAAGCCGTCCCAGGCCGACTGCCGCAGCGGATTCTTCGATGCGAAGGCCTCGGCACGCGCCAGCACGATACAGTTGGTGGTGATCAGCGGAATGAAAATCCCGAGTACGGCATACAGCCCGTGCACATAGGCGTTCATCAGCAGGTCGACCATGGTCACCAGCGCGGCGATGATGGTGATGAAAATCGGATTGCGGATCTCGTTCGGCACCAGATGGCGCACGGCGGCCACCGCCGCGCTGGACAGTCCGGTCACCAGTGCGGTGGCCAGGCCGAGTGACACGCCATTGACCACGCTGGTGCTGACCGCCAGTACCGGGCACATGCCGAGAATCTGCACTACGCCGGCGTTCTGCTTCCATACGCTGTTCAGCGCGATATCGCGCATCTCGTGCGCCGGCGCGGCCGGGCTGTTGTCCTGGGGGGGCTGGGTCGTCATGGTCTGGCACCGGTGGGTTCACGGGCGGGGACGGGCTGAGCGTCCCATTGTCCGGGTTTTGTGCGTTCGGCGGCAACAAAGCGCAGGGTGTTTGCCACGGCGCCGACCACGGCGCGCGGGCTGACCGTTGCCCCGGCCATGGCGTCGAACCGGCCGCCGTCCTTTTTGACCTTCCACTCGCTGTCGCGGGTCAGGGCCAGGCCGTTGAACTGGTCGATCCAGTCGCTTTTGGCGCGATCGATATAGTCGCCGAGCCCCGGCGTTTCCTTGTGGCTGACCACGCGCACGCCGGTAATGGCGCCCTGTGCATCGACCCCGACCAGCAGACGGATCCTGCCGGCATAGCCGTTTGGCGCCGTGGCCTCGAACACCCGGGCCACCATGCGGCCGCCGAGGCGGGCGATATAAACCTGTGACGGGCCGTCATTGCCGAGCCGGCGGCCATCGGCGGCGGACAGCGTCACGGCTGCCCGGGCCGGATCATTGTCATAGCCGCCGGCCGGCAGCACCTGGCTGACGATGGCGAGGCGGGCGGCCTGCTCGTTGGCGGCGACGATCCTGTGGGTCAGCGCGTAGACGCCGGCCATCAGCGCGGTGGCGACCAGCGCAAACACAAACAGCGTCAGTGCGCTGACGCGGGCCTGGCGCAGGGTTTCATTCATGGTGCGGCCTTGTCATGGCCGAAAACCGGCGGTTGCGTATAGCGATCGATCAGTGGCACGGCGATATTCATCAGCAGGATGGCGAAGGCCATGCCGTCGGGGAAACTGCCGAAGCTGCGAATCACCCACAGCAGCAGGCCGACACCGGCGCCGAACAGCAGCTTGCCGCGCGGCGTGACCGGGCCGGTGACCGGGTCGGTCACGATAAACCATGCCCCGAGCATCGAGGCGCCGGCCAGCAGATGCAGTGGAGCGCCGACAAAGCGCGACGGGTCCAGCGCATGGAACAGGGCGGCGACCACGGCCAGGGTAGTCAGCATCGCTACTGGCGCATGCCAGCTCAGCAGGCGCCGCGCCAGCAGGTACAGGCCGCCGAGCGCAAAGGCCGCGGCGACCCATTCGGCGCCAGCGCCTGCCAGGTAGCCGAACACCGGTCCGTGCAGGGCGTCATCCAGCCCCTGACCGGCACTGAGCCGGGTTTTCAGGTAATCGAGCGGCGTGGCGGCACTGACCGCATCCAGCGCCACCCGTTCCGGCAACTGGCGGGTCAGGATATGGACGACCTGTTCCCATGCCGACAGCGAACCATATGGTGCTGCCCACTGCGACATTTGCGCCGGGAACGAGATGATCATCACCGCGAAGCCGACCATGGCCGGATTGAACGGATTGTTGCCGAGCCCGCCATACAGGTGCTTGGCGACGACAATGGCAAAGAAACTGGCGACGACCAGCAACCACCACGGGCCCAGCGGCGGGAAGGACAGCGCCAGCAGCCAGGCGGTGACCCAGGCCGAGCCATCGGCGAGGAACGGACGCAGCGGCAGGCCGCGTGCCCGCAGCATGGCAGCCTCGAAGCCGAGGCAGGCCAGCGAGGCCAGCACCAGCTGCAGCAGCACGCCGGCGCCGAACACGTAGACGGAGACCAGCAGGCCGGGCAGCAGCGCGGCGATCACGGTCAGCATGATATGGCTGACGCGGGTGGGTTTGGCGAGATAGGGCGAAGTCGGCATCGGCTCAGGGGGCATCGGATTCGGAGGGGGGCGGCGTCGCCTCGGCCGCTTTGGCCGCCTTGCGTGCGGCGGCGCGGGCCATGGCGGCCTCGATGGCCGCTTTCTTGTCGGCATCGCTCATCGGCGTGGCGGCGGGAGCGGCCGGGTCCTTGCCGGCACCGGCGGCCTTGCGCGCCGCCGCCCGGGCCATGGCCGCCTGGATGGCGGCCTGCTTGTCGGCATCGAGGGTTGCCGCAGGGGCGGGGGCCGTCTCGGCTGCGACGGCGGGAGCGCTGGCAGCAGCGGCTGCCGCACGGGCGGCAAGGCGCGCTGCTTTTTCTTCCTTGTCGCGCGCGGCGCGGTAGTTGCGGAAGTCAAAGCGTGTCCGTGCCAGTTCGGCCGCCTTTCTGTCACGCTCGGCGGCCCAGATTTCGTCCTTGGCGTAGCGGTAGTAGTCGACCAGCGGAATCTGGCTCGGGCAGACATAGCTGCAGGCGCCGCATTCGATGCAGTCGAACAGCGCGTATTCCTGCGCCCGGCCGAACTGCTTCGACCTGGCATGCCAGTACAGCTCCATCGGCTGCAGACTGGCCGGACAGACCTCGCTGCAGGCGCCGCAGCGGATACAGGGCAGGGCCGGTGGACGCGGCGGGAGCAGCGCCTCGCTGCGGGCGATCAGGCAGTTGGTCGCCTTGGTGATGCCGGCGGCCGGTGCCGGCAGGGTAAAGCCCATCATCGGACCACCCATGATGATGCCGCGGCTGTCCGGCGTCGGGCCGGCCTGGCCGACCAGCCAGTCGGCCGGCGTGCCGATGCGCGCCTCGACATTGCCGGCCCGCGCGACGGCGCCGGTCACGGTGACGATGCGCGACACCACCGGCAGGCCCAGCACCAGTGCGCGCCAGACGGTATAGGCGGTGGCGACGTTGAAGCACTGCACGCCGAAATCGGTCGAGCGCACGCCATGCGGCACCTCCTTGCCGGTCAGCACGCGGATCAGCTGCTTGGCGCCGCCGCCCGGGTAGCGGGTCGGCACGCTGACCACCTCGATACCGGTGCCGGCACAGGCGGCCGTCAGGGCGGCGATGGCCTCGGGCTTGTCGTCCTCGATGCCGATCAGGGTTTCCTTCGCCTGCATGCGCTCGGCCAGCAGCCCGACGCCGAGGACGATGTCGGCCGCGCGCTCGCGCATCAGCCGGTCGTCGCAGCTGATATACGGCTCGCACTCGGCGCCATTGATGACCAGCGTCTCCAGCCCGCCATCGCTCAGCTTCAGCGCAGTCGGGAACACGGCGCCGCCCAGTCCGACCACACCCATGTCGCGCAACTGCTCGCGCAGCGTGCGGCTATCGGCCTGTCGCCA encodes:
- the nth gene encoding endonuclease III produces the protein MNDSKRKAIIARLAAANPSPRTELNYSTPFELLVAVALSAQATDKSVNAATARLFPVANTPEKMLGLGEDGLIPYIQTIGLFRSKARHVIETCRLLLERHGGEVPQTREALEALPGVGRKTANVVLNVAFNQPTIAVDTHIFRVGNRTRLAPGKTPREVEDKLIRVTPAEYKLDLHHWLILFGRYTCTARKPKCADCVIADLCEWPDKGAQG
- a CDS encoding electron transport complex subunit E translates to MTTQPPQDNSPAAPAHEMRDIALNSVWKQNAGVVQILGMCPVLAVSTSVVNGVSLGLATALVTGLSSAAVAAVRHLVPNEIRNPIFITIIAALVTMVDLLMNAYVHGLYAVLGIFIPLITTNCIVLARAEAFASKNPLRQSAWDGFMMGIGLTLVLGLLGALRELLGRGTLLSGLDLVFGPQAAGWVIHVAPADYQFLIALLPPGAFLGLAALIAGKNWLDARARARTANRQLAPA
- the rsxG gene encoding electron transport complex subunit RsxG translates to MNETLRQARVSALTLFVFALVATALMAGVYALTHRIVAANEQAARLAIVSQVLPAGGYDNDPARAAVTLSAADGRRLGNDGPSQVYIARLGGRMVARVFEATAPNGYAGRIRLLVGVDAQGAITGVRVVSHKETPGLGDYIDRAKSDWIDQFNGLALTRDSEWKVKKDGGRFDAMAGATVSPRAVVGAVANTLRFVAAERTKPGQWDAQPVPAREPTGARP
- a CDS encoding RnfABCDGE type electron transport complex subunit D; translated protein: MPTSPYLAKPTRVSHIMLTVIAALLPGLLVSVYVFGAGVLLQLVLASLACLGFEAAMLRARGLPLRPFLADGSAWVTAWLLALSFPPLGPWWLLVVASFFAIVVAKHLYGGLGNNPFNPAMVGFAVMIISFPAQMSQWAAPYGSLSAWEQVVHILTRQLPERVALDAVSAATPLDYLKTRLSAGQGLDDALHGPVFGYLAGAGAEWVAAAFALGGLYLLARRLLSWHAPVAMLTTLAVVAALFHALDPSRFVGAPLHLLAGASMLGAWFIVTDPVTGPVTPRGKLLFGAGVGLLLWVIRSFGSFPDGMAFAILLMNIAVPLIDRYTQPPVFGHDKAAP
- the rsxC gene encoding electron transport complex subunit RsxC, encoding MKPRFTFHGGVHPPRHKTESNGTPIRDAGLPPQLVVPLNQSIGNPARPCVAVGERVLAHQRIADADGNVSAAVHAPASGRVLAIEERPFAHPSGLPALSIVIEPDGRDDSVDPVPVDWRQADSRTLREQLRDMGVVGLGGAVFPTALKLSDGGLETLVINGAECEPYISCDDRLMRERAADIVLGVGLLAERMQAKETLIGIEDDKPEAIAALTAACAGTGIEVVSVPTRYPGGGAKQLIRVLTGKEVPHGVRSTDFGVQCFNVATAYTVWRALVLGLPVVSRIVTVTGAVARAGNVEARIGTPADWLVGQAGPTPDSRGIIMGGPMMGFTLPAPAAGITKATNCLIARSEALLPPRPPALPCIRCGACSEVCPASLQPMELYWHARSKQFGRAQEYALFDCIECGACSYVCPSQIPLVDYYRYAKDEIWAAERDRKAAELARTRFDFRNYRAARDKEEKAARLAARAAAAAASAPAVAAETAPAPAATLDADKQAAIQAAMARAAARKAAGAGKDPAAPAATPMSDADKKAAIEAAMARAAARKAAKAAEATPPPSESDAP